The following coding sequences lie in one Angustibacter luteus genomic window:
- a CDS encoding sensor domain-containing diguanylate cyclase: protein MSPTPAPAYAAEAVRALHELVLQPEARYEELLAVPADYALRALGADTASLSRWERDRGLLRTLVNVGARIEAGRRFPRDEVYEVATDAVMSRVLTGVPCRYSTASLDLHDHARALLAVSGNQSAFSVPITVGDRLWGELWVGRRDQQLVEDQLDAAVSVAGEVATMVAIAERIQRMTRMAFEDALTGVGNRRVLDEALAELLADGGPGATVVLCDIDNLKDLNDSLGHLAGDSAIVATADALAAGASQVPGSVTARVGGDEFVVLLEGEQRATAITLVEAAAHAISTSEHPVEISCGIAVATAGIGAQTALETADAAQYAAKTRGALLVVASDLSDAGSAAAERRRGRRRTHDRRHPAQELTAGVTAVVNDLAELLLDTPESVGGKLRWLGERMLAPLDLQEWSLSKVDLAGPRLLTTDSMGLRRLPMSSTQSYDLQVDAQFRLDTYPATAHAVEHDTWFTISAEDPRADPAERAVLREMAMHHVVALGCRDGDDGWLLELYSKSAALDVVTVGSLLALAASALLHRTFTPLGDLPT from the coding sequence GTGTCCCCCACCCCTGCTCCCGCGTACGCGGCCGAAGCGGTCCGCGCCCTGCACGAGCTCGTGCTGCAGCCCGAGGCCCGCTACGAGGAGCTGCTCGCGGTGCCGGCCGACTACGCCCTGCGAGCCCTGGGCGCGGACACCGCGTCGCTGTCCCGCTGGGAGCGTGACCGCGGGCTGCTCCGCACCCTGGTGAACGTCGGCGCGCGAATCGAGGCGGGCCGCCGCTTCCCGCGCGACGAGGTCTACGAGGTCGCCACCGACGCCGTGATGAGCCGCGTGCTCACCGGCGTGCCGTGCCGCTACAGCACCGCGTCGCTCGACCTGCACGACCACGCCCGGGCCCTGCTGGCCGTCAGCGGCAACCAGTCGGCGTTCAGCGTGCCGATCACCGTCGGGGACCGGCTGTGGGGTGAGCTGTGGGTCGGCCGCCGCGACCAGCAGCTCGTTGAGGACCAGCTGGACGCCGCCGTGAGCGTGGCCGGCGAGGTCGCCACCATGGTGGCGATCGCCGAGCGGATCCAGCGGATGACCCGGATGGCCTTCGAGGACGCGCTCACCGGCGTCGGCAACCGGCGGGTGCTGGACGAGGCGTTGGCCGAGCTGCTCGCGGACGGCGGCCCCGGAGCCACCGTCGTGCTGTGCGACATCGACAACCTGAAGGACCTGAACGACTCCTTGGGTCACCTGGCCGGCGACAGCGCGATCGTGGCGACGGCCGACGCGCTCGCCGCCGGGGCGAGCCAGGTGCCCGGCTCGGTCACCGCCCGGGTGGGCGGTGACGAGTTCGTGGTGCTGCTCGAGGGCGAGCAGCGGGCCACCGCGATCACCCTGGTCGAGGCCGCGGCCCACGCGATCAGCACCTCGGAGCACCCGGTCGAGATCAGCTGCGGCATCGCGGTCGCGACCGCCGGGATCGGCGCCCAGACGGCGCTCGAGACCGCCGACGCCGCCCAGTACGCCGCCAAGACGCGCGGGGCGCTGCTGGTCGTCGCCTCCGACCTGTCGGACGCGGGCAGCGCTGCGGCCGAGCGCCGCCGCGGCCGACGCCGCACGCACGACCGCCGGCACCCCGCGCAGGAGCTGACCGCTGGAGTCACCGCGGTCGTCAACGACCTCGCCGAGCTGCTCCTGGACACCCCCGAGAGCGTCGGCGGCAAGCTGCGCTGGCTCGGCGAGCGGATGCTCGCGCCGCTGGACCTGCAGGAGTGGTCGCTGAGCAAGGTCGACCTGGCCGGGCCGCGACTGCTGACCACCGACTCCATGGGCCTGCGCCGGCTGCCGATGAGCTCCACGCAGAGCTACGACCTGCAGGTGGACGCGCAGTTCCGGCTGGACACCTACCCGGCCACCGCGCACGCCGTCGAGCACGACACCTGGTTCACGATCAGCGCCGAGGACCCGCGGGCCGACCCCGCCGAGCGGGCCGTGCTGCGCGAGATGGCCATGCACCACGTGGTCGCGCTGGGCTGCCGGGACGGCGACGACGGCTGGCTGCTCGAGCTGTACTCCAAGTCCGCCGCACTGGACGTGGTCACGGTCGGCAGCCTGCTGGCACTGGCCGCGTCCGCGCTGCTGCACCGGACCTTCACCCCGCTGGGCGACCTCCCGACCTGA
- the pgm gene encoding phosphoglucomutase (alpha-D-glucose-1,6-bisphosphate-dependent), translated as MSDPRAGQPARPSDLVDVDALLAAYGDRSPDVDDPDQRVAFGTSGHRGSSLDTAFNEGHILAITQAICEYRAAQGTDGPLLVGKDTHALSAPAWRSALEVLVANGVQVLSDGADEYTPTPAVSRAILRLNGERGAAGGSGGLVDGIVITPSHNPPRDGGFKYNPPHGGPADSDATGWIQDRANDLLRAGLDGVRRASSSEIADAVTTYDFLGPYVAELADVLDLDAVREAGVRIGADPMGGASVGYWGAIGERLGLDLTVVNPRVDPQWSFMTLDWDGKIRMDCSSPFAMASLIGSRDQYQIATGNDADSDRHGIVTPDAGLMNPNHYLAVAIGYLYGSRSGWNAAAAVGKTLVSSSMIDRVAADLGRTLVEVPVGFKWFVPGLLDGSVGFGGEESAGASFLRRDGSTWTTDKDGILLALLASEILAVTGRSPSEHYRDLVARHGEPAYARVDAPASREQKAALAKLSPDDVSATELAGEPITAKLTRAPGNDAAIGGLKVTTESAWFAARPSGTEDVYKIYAESFRGPEHLAQVQEAAREVVSAALGT; from the coding sequence ATGAGCGATCCCCGAGCAGGCCAACCGGCACGGCCCAGCGACCTGGTGGACGTCGACGCGCTGCTCGCGGCGTACGGCGACCGCTCCCCCGACGTCGACGACCCGGACCAGCGGGTCGCCTTCGGCACCTCCGGTCACCGCGGCTCCAGCCTGGACACCGCGTTCAACGAGGGCCACATCCTGGCCATCACCCAGGCCATCTGCGAGTACCGCGCGGCCCAGGGCACCGACGGTCCCCTGCTGGTCGGCAAGGACACCCACGCGCTGTCCGCGCCCGCCTGGCGCTCCGCGCTCGAGGTGCTGGTGGCCAACGGGGTGCAGGTGCTCAGCGACGGCGCCGACGAGTACACCCCGACACCCGCGGTCTCCCGGGCCATCCTGCGGCTGAACGGCGAGCGGGGCGCGGCCGGCGGTTCGGGCGGGCTGGTCGACGGCATCGTGATCACGCCGTCGCACAACCCTCCGCGCGACGGCGGCTTCAAGTACAACCCGCCGCACGGCGGCCCCGCCGACAGCGACGCGACCGGCTGGATCCAGGACCGCGCCAACGACCTGCTGAGGGCCGGGCTGGACGGCGTGCGCCGGGCGTCGTCGTCCGAGATCGCCGACGCGGTGACGACGTACGACTTCCTGGGTCCGTACGTCGCCGAGCTGGCCGACGTCCTCGACCTGGACGCCGTGCGCGAGGCCGGCGTGCGGATCGGCGCTGACCCGATGGGCGGCGCGAGCGTCGGCTACTGGGGAGCGATCGGCGAACGACTCGGGCTGGACCTGACCGTCGTCAACCCGCGGGTGGACCCGCAGTGGTCGTTCATGACGCTCGACTGGGACGGCAAGATCCGGATGGACTGCTCGTCGCCGTTCGCGATGGCGTCCCTGATCGGCAGCCGGGACCAGTACCAGATCGCCACCGGCAACGACGCCGACAGCGACCGGCACGGCATCGTCACCCCGGACGCCGGGCTGATGAACCCCAACCACTACCTCGCCGTCGCGATCGGCTACCTGTACGGCTCGCGCTCGGGCTGGAATGCCGCTGCGGCAGTAGGCAAGACGCTGGTGTCGTCGTCCATGATCGACCGGGTGGCCGCCGACCTGGGCCGCACGCTGGTCGAGGTGCCGGTCGGCTTCAAGTGGTTCGTGCCGGGGCTGCTGGACGGGTCGGTCGGTTTCGGCGGCGAGGAGAGCGCCGGCGCCTCGTTCCTGCGCCGCGACGGCTCGACCTGGACGACCGACAAGGACGGCATCCTGCTGGCCCTGCTCGCCTCCGAGATCCTCGCGGTCACCGGCCGCTCGCCGTCCGAGCACTACCGCGACCTCGTCGCCCGGCACGGCGAGCCCGCCTACGCCCGGGTCGACGCTCCGGCCAGCCGCGAGCAGAAGGCGGCGCTGGCCAAGCTGTCACCGGACGACGTGAGCGCGACCGAGCTGGCCGGTGAGCCGATCACCGCCAAGCTGACCCGCGCGCCGGGCAACGACGCGGCGATCGGCGGGTTGAAGGTGACCACGGAGTCGGCGTGGTTCGCGGCCCGGCCGTCCGGCACCGAGGACGTCTACAAGATCTACGCCGAGTCGTTCCGCGGCCCCGAGCACCTGGCGCAGGTGCAGGAGGCCGCGCGCGAGGTAGTCAGCGCGGCCCTCGGCACCTGA
- a CDS encoding alpha-1,4-glucan--maltose-1-phosphate maltosyltransferase gives MIGRIPVLSVSPVVDAGRWPARAVVGEAVPIRATVFREGHDAVAATAVLVDPSGVERARRPMAMIEPGLSIWGTDVVPDVEGDWTFRVEGWSDPYGTWEHDAVLKVAADVDTELMLVEGALLLEQAAKAKGRGPVHTKALKDAVTGLRDTKRPAQARLAAGTSAAVHAALAAAPIREMVSASDDLVLRVQRERALVGAWYEFFPRSEGATYDPASETWRTGTLRTAAERLPAIAAMGFDVAYVTPVHPIGTSNRKGRNNSLDPLPSDPGSPYAIGSPDGGHDAIEPTLGTFEDWDYFVAQARGLGLEVALDLALQCSPDHPWVTAHPEWFTTRADGTIAYAENPPKKYQDIYPLNFDNDPEGIYREVLRVVLTWVEHGVTLFRVDNPHTKPVQFWEWLIAQVNAEHPEVIFLAEAFTKPAMMHTLGKVGFHQSYTYFTWRNTKDELTEYLTELSAESADYMRPSFWPTTHDILTPYMQYGGRPAFKLRAALAATMVPTYGIYAGYELVENVARPGVEEQIDNEKYEFKHRDWAAAEKDPNSLVAWLTRLNEIRRAHPALQRLRNIDFHQTGDDNVICYSRRLTADQSPTGREDLIIVIANLDPHGIRETNVHLDMPLLGMGWHDGFAAHDLVTEQTWHWGENVYVRLDPHDESVHIVHVRGL, from the coding sequence GTGATCGGTCGAATCCCCGTCCTGTCCGTGTCCCCGGTGGTCGACGCCGGACGCTGGCCCGCCCGCGCAGTTGTCGGCGAAGCAGTTCCCATCCGCGCCACCGTGTTCCGCGAGGGCCACGACGCGGTGGCGGCCACCGCTGTGCTGGTCGACCCCAGTGGGGTCGAACGCGCCCGGCGTCCGATGGCGATGATCGAGCCCGGCCTCAGCATCTGGGGCACGGACGTCGTGCCGGACGTCGAGGGTGACTGGACCTTCCGGGTCGAGGGCTGGTCCGACCCGTACGGCACGTGGGAGCACGACGCCGTGCTGAAGGTCGCCGCGGACGTCGACACCGAGCTGATGCTCGTCGAGGGCGCGCTGCTGCTCGAGCAGGCGGCGAAGGCCAAGGGACGCGGCCCGGTGCACACCAAGGCCCTCAAGGACGCCGTCACGGGGCTCCGTGACACCAAGCGTCCCGCCCAGGCCCGCCTGGCGGCAGGCACCTCCGCCGCCGTGCACGCCGCGCTGGCGGCCGCCCCGATCCGCGAGATGGTGAGCGCGAGCGACGACCTGGTGCTGCGCGTGCAACGGGAACGGGCCCTGGTCGGCGCCTGGTACGAGTTCTTCCCGCGCTCGGAGGGTGCGACGTACGACCCGGCCTCCGAGACCTGGCGCACCGGAACCCTGCGCACCGCGGCCGAGCGGCTGCCCGCGATCGCCGCCATGGGCTTCGACGTGGCCTACGTGACGCCGGTCCACCCGATCGGTACCTCGAACCGCAAGGGCCGCAACAACTCCCTCGACCCGCTGCCCTCCGACCCGGGCTCGCCGTACGCCATCGGCTCCCCCGACGGTGGCCACGACGCGATCGAGCCGACGCTCGGCACGTTCGAGGACTGGGACTACTTCGTCGCGCAGGCGCGCGGGCTCGGGCTGGAGGTGGCGCTGGACCTCGCGCTGCAGTGCAGCCCCGACCACCCGTGGGTCACCGCTCACCCCGAGTGGTTCACCACCCGCGCCGACGGCACGATCGCCTACGCGGAGAACCCGCCCAAGAAGTACCAGGACATCTACCCGCTGAACTTCGACAACGACCCCGAGGGCATCTACCGCGAGGTGCTGCGCGTGGTCCTGACGTGGGTCGAGCACGGCGTCACGTTGTTCCGCGTCGACAACCCGCACACCAAGCCTGTGCAGTTCTGGGAGTGGCTGATCGCCCAGGTCAACGCCGAGCACCCCGAGGTCATCTTCCTGGCCGAGGCGTTCACCAAGCCGGCCATGATGCACACCCTCGGCAAGGTCGGCTTCCACCAGTCGTACACGTACTTCACCTGGCGCAACACCAAGGACGAGCTCACCGAGTACCTCACCGAGCTCAGCGCGGAGTCCGCGGACTACATGCGGCCCAGCTTCTGGCCGACCACGCACGACATCCTCACGCCGTACATGCAGTACGGCGGCCGACCCGCGTTCAAGCTGCGCGCCGCCCTGGCCGCCACCATGGTTCCGACGTACGGGATCTACGCCGGGTACGAGCTCGTCGAGAACGTGGCGCGGCCGGGCGTCGAGGAGCAGATCGACAACGAGAAGTACGAGTTCAAGCACCGCGACTGGGCCGCAGCGGAGAAGGACCCGAACAGCCTCGTCGCGTGGCTGACCCGACTGAACGAGATCCGGCGCGCCCACCCTGCGCTGCAACGCCTGCGCAACATCGACTTCCACCAGACCGGCGACGACAACGTGATCTGCTACAGCCGCAGGCTCACCGCCGACCAGTCACCTACCGGACGCGAGGACCTGATCATCGTCATCGCCAACCTCGACCCGCACGGCATCCGCGAGACGAACGTGCACCTGGACATGCCGCTGCTCGGGATGGGCTGGCACGACGGCTTCGCGGCTCACGACCTGGTCACCGAGCAGACCTGGCACTGGGGAGAGAACGTGTACGTGCGGCTCGACCCGCATGACGAATCCGTCCACATCGTGCACGTGAGGGGGCTGTAG
- the treS gene encoding maltose alpha-D-glucosyltransferase has translation MEGLNLSAPGLRHDPNWHKKAVFYEVLVRAFADSNGSGSGDFTGLINRLDYLQWLGVDCLWLPPFYASPLRDGGYDIADYCSVLPEFGTMPDFTELVSQAHARGLRVIVDLVMNHTSDQHPWFQASRSDPDGPYGDFFVWTDDNTKFQDARIIFVDTETSNWTFDPVRRQYFWHRFFSHQPDLNFENPAVWDAMFDVVRFWMDLGVDGFRLDAIPYLFEEEGTNCENLPATHDFLRKLRAMVDDEYPGRIMLAEANQWPKDVVEYFGTDEEPECHMAFHFPVMPRIYYAMRDESARPIVDILADTPELPAHGQWGTFLRNHDELTLEMVTTEERAAMYGWYAPDPRMRANVGIRRRLSTLLDGSRAEIELVNALLLSLPGSPCLYYGDEIGMGDNIWLDDRDAVRTPMQWTPDRNAGFSSADPGKLYLPTIQSLVHHYNTVNVEAQLATRSSLLHWTRGMLAIRKRHPVFGVGRYVPVESSNEAVLAFLRVIDDDSQGEPPEVVLCVNNLAQTPQGTALRLLDHAGHVLEDLFGGSGFPAVGSDGELLLSLGSRDFFWLRVTPGDTRENREGDRG, from the coding sequence GTGGAAGGGCTGAACCTGTCGGCGCCCGGCCTGCGGCACGACCCCAACTGGCACAAGAAGGCCGTCTTCTACGAGGTGCTGGTCCGGGCGTTCGCGGACTCCAACGGCTCCGGCTCGGGCGACTTCACCGGGCTGATCAACCGGCTGGACTACCTGCAGTGGCTCGGTGTCGACTGCCTGTGGCTGCCGCCCTTCTACGCGTCCCCGTTGCGCGACGGCGGTTACGACATCGCGGACTACTGCTCGGTGCTGCCGGAGTTCGGCACCATGCCCGACTTCACCGAGCTGGTCAGCCAAGCGCACGCCCGCGGGCTGCGGGTCATCGTCGACCTCGTGATGAACCACACCAGCGACCAGCACCCGTGGTTCCAGGCCAGCCGCTCCGACCCGGACGGCCCGTACGGCGACTTCTTCGTCTGGACCGACGACAACACGAAGTTCCAGGACGCCCGGATCATCTTCGTCGACACCGAGACCAGCAACTGGACGTTCGATCCCGTTCGGCGCCAGTACTTCTGGCACCGGTTCTTCAGCCACCAGCCGGACCTCAACTTCGAGAACCCGGCCGTCTGGGACGCGATGTTCGACGTCGTCCGGTTCTGGATGGACCTCGGGGTCGACGGGTTCCGGCTGGACGCGATCCCGTACCTGTTCGAGGAGGAGGGCACCAACTGCGAGAACCTCCCGGCCACCCACGACTTCCTGCGCAAGCTGCGCGCGATGGTCGACGACGAGTACCCGGGCCGGATCATGCTCGCCGAGGCCAACCAGTGGCCGAAGGACGTCGTCGAGTACTTCGGCACGGACGAGGAGCCGGAGTGCCACATGGCGTTCCACTTCCCCGTCATGCCGCGCATCTACTACGCCATGCGCGACGAGTCGGCCCGCCCGATCGTGGACATCCTCGCCGACACCCCCGAGCTGCCCGCGCACGGCCAGTGGGGCACGTTCCTGCGCAACCACGACGAGCTCACCCTCGAGATGGTGACCACCGAGGAACGCGCCGCCATGTACGGCTGGTACGCGCCGGACCCGCGGATGCGCGCCAACGTCGGCATCCGGCGGCGGCTGTCCACCCTGCTGGACGGCTCGCGGGCCGAGATCGAGCTGGTCAACGCGCTGCTGCTGTCCCTGCCCGGCAGCCCCTGCCTGTACTACGGCGACGAGATCGGCATGGGCGACAACATCTGGCTGGACGACCGGGACGCCGTCCGGACGCCCATGCAGTGGACGCCGGACCGCAACGCCGGCTTCTCGTCCGCCGACCCGGGCAAGCTCTACCTCCCGACGATCCAGTCGCTCGTGCACCACTACAACACGGTCAACGTCGAGGCCCAGCTCGCCACCCGCAGCTCGCTCCTGCACTGGACCCGCGGCATGCTCGCCATCCGCAAGCGGCACCCGGTCTTCGGCGTCGGACGGTACGTGCCGGTCGAGAGCTCCAACGAGGCCGTCCTCGCGTTCCTGCGGGTCATCGACGACGACTCGCAGGGTGAGCCGCCGGAGGTCGTGCTGTGCGTGAACAACCTCGCGCAGACCCCGCAGGGGACCGCGCTGCGGTTGCTCGACCACGCAGGCCACGTGCTGGAGGACCTCTTCGGCGGGTCCGGCTTCCCGGCCGTCGGCTCCGACGGCGAGCTGCTGCTGTCGCTGGGCTCACGCGACTTCTTCTGGCTGCGCGTGACGCCGGGCGACACCCGGGAGAACCGCGAGGGCGACCGTGGCTGA
- the glgB gene encoding 1,4-alpha-glucan branching protein GlgB, which translates to MADPTPPNPAPPNPATPNPATMTPSFATLLPDWVARQRWYANKGRTPRLNRIGGLRWQDPGGEVGIETWLVADTSGDETGPSGSTVYQVPLTYRAEPLPGLEHALVAVAEHSTLGPRYIYDAPHDPVFVGAVLDLVLSEGSVDSDGPQGTGRATGHRQQDLDASQVGHLVDSRVLAGEQSNTSVVLQLAHADGTLAPPLLLKMFRVLHAGANPDVVIQSALADAGSTLVPRPLGRLSGRWPSPTGLLEGHLALVQEFVPGARDAWQEAVDAVADGVDFTVAARELGATVARVHATLAATMPTTPLDDEAAAALADALLARLAWAVRQAPALAGRESAARRVLEAAGHPQHHPVLHRIHGDLHLGQVLDGGDRGWLVVDFEGEPLRPLAERTRPDLALRDVAGMLRSFDYAAGHLVVGGAADETAERAGRWAADCRAAFCTGYADVSGHDPRESSDLLRALELDKALYEVVYEAGNRPAWLPIPLAAVDRLLADDPPAEEHPVTDTTESDGSPRPVPHSELVELVHGSHGNPHGILGLHPYGGGLTLRALRPHAREVVAVLADGSRWPLTHEYDGVFVGVLPGEDVTDYRLDVSYDGADGSLTTFPTDDPYRFLPTLGEVDLHLIGEGRHEQLWTVLGAHVRRYPGQMGEVSGTSFAVWAPHARGIRLVGDLNHWDGAGYPMRSLGSTGVWELFVPGVGAGTRYKFEITGSDGVQRLKADPMARATEAPPSTASVVTESEYAWGDAAWMTRRAQTDPHSGPMSTYEVHLGSWRQGLSYRDLAQQLTDYVVETGFTHVELMPVMEHPYGPSWGYQVTGYYATTARFGSPDDFRFLVDTLHQAGIGVILDWVPAHFPKDAFALARFDGEPLYEHPDPRRGDQPDWGTHIFDFGRPQVRNFLVANAVYWCEEFHVDGLRVDAVASMLYLDYSRKDGEWLPNEYGGRENLQAVQLLQETNATLYKRAPGIVTIAEESTAWPGVTRPTHLGGLGFGLKWNMGWMHDSLEYVQHESIHRQWHHHQMTFSLMYAWSENFVLPISHDEVVHGKGSLLRKMPGDRWQQLANVRAYLATMWAHPGKQLLFMGSEFAQEAEWADAHGLDWWLLDQPAHRGVHSLVRDMNAVYRDVPALWSQDLSPEGFRWIDANDAAGNVFSFLRFGASPGDDVLACVINFAGTPHHGYRIGLPFAGRWREVLNTDSAEYGGSGVGNLGGVDADGDGWHGLPASAEVSIPPLGAVWLLGSPAQA; encoded by the coding sequence GTGGCTGACCCGACTCCCCCGAACCCGGCTCCCCCGAACCCGGCGACCCCGAACCCGGCGACCATGACGCCGTCGTTCGCCACGCTGCTGCCCGACTGGGTGGCCCGGCAGCGCTGGTACGCGAACAAGGGACGTACGCCGCGGCTCAACCGGATCGGCGGACTGCGCTGGCAGGACCCGGGCGGCGAGGTGGGCATCGAGACCTGGCTGGTCGCCGACACCTCCGGAGACGAGACGGGGCCGAGCGGGTCGACGGTCTACCAGGTCCCGCTCACCTACCGCGCCGAGCCGCTGCCGGGTCTCGAGCACGCCCTGGTGGCAGTCGCCGAGCACAGCACGCTCGGCCCCCGCTACATCTACGACGCCCCGCACGACCCGGTCTTCGTGGGCGCCGTCCTCGACCTGGTCCTGTCGGAGGGTTCGGTCGACTCCGATGGTCCCCAGGGCACCGGCCGGGCGACCGGGCACCGCCAGCAGGACCTCGACGCGTCGCAGGTGGGGCACCTGGTGGACAGCCGTGTGCTGGCCGGGGAGCAGTCCAACACCTCGGTGGTCCTGCAGCTGGCCCACGCGGACGGCACGCTCGCCCCACCGTTGCTGCTGAAGATGTTCCGGGTGCTGCACGCGGGCGCGAACCCCGACGTGGTCATCCAGTCGGCGCTGGCCGACGCCGGATCGACCCTGGTGCCGCGACCACTCGGTCGACTGTCCGGCCGCTGGCCCTCCCCCACCGGACTGCTGGAGGGGCACCTCGCGCTGGTGCAGGAGTTCGTGCCAGGTGCCCGCGACGCCTGGCAGGAGGCCGTCGACGCCGTCGCCGACGGCGTCGACTTCACCGTCGCCGCCCGCGAGCTGGGCGCGACCGTCGCTCGGGTGCACGCCACCCTGGCAGCGACGATGCCGACCACTCCCCTGGACGACGAGGCGGCCGCCGCCCTGGCCGACGCGCTGCTCGCCCGGCTGGCCTGGGCCGTCCGGCAGGCACCAGCACTGGCCGGCCGCGAGAGCGCCGCCCGCCGCGTCCTGGAAGCGGCCGGCCATCCCCAGCACCATCCGGTGCTGCACCGGATCCACGGCGACCTGCACCTGGGCCAGGTGCTGGACGGCGGGGACCGCGGCTGGCTGGTCGTCGACTTCGAGGGCGAGCCGCTGCGACCGCTCGCCGAGCGCACCCGCCCCGATCTGGCGCTGCGCGACGTGGCCGGGATGCTGCGGTCGTTCGACTACGCGGCCGGACACCTGGTGGTCGGCGGTGCCGCCGACGAGACCGCCGAACGGGCCGGTCGCTGGGCGGCGGACTGCCGGGCCGCGTTCTGCACCGGCTACGCCGACGTGAGCGGCCACGACCCCCGCGAGTCCAGCGACCTGCTGCGTGCCCTCGAGCTCGACAAGGCGCTGTACGAAGTGGTCTACGAAGCCGGTAACCGACCGGCCTGGCTGCCGATCCCGCTGGCCGCCGTGGACCGGCTGCTCGCCGACGACCCCCCCGCTGAGGAGCACCCTGTGACCGACACCACCGAGTCCGACGGGTCGCCCCGACCGGTCCCGCACAGCGAGCTCGTCGAGCTGGTGCACGGCTCGCACGGCAACCCGCACGGGATCCTCGGCCTGCACCCGTACGGCGGCGGCCTGACGCTGCGCGCGCTGCGCCCGCACGCCCGCGAGGTGGTCGCGGTGCTCGCGGACGGCTCGCGCTGGCCACTGACCCACGAGTACGACGGGGTCTTCGTCGGGGTGCTGCCGGGCGAGGACGTCACCGACTACCGTCTCGACGTCAGCTACGACGGCGCGGACGGCAGCCTGACCACCTTCCCCACCGACGACCCCTACCGGTTCCTGCCCACCCTCGGCGAGGTCGACCTGCACCTGATCGGTGAGGGTCGCCACGAGCAGCTCTGGACCGTGCTCGGCGCGCACGTGCGCCGCTACCCCGGTCAGATGGGCGAGGTCAGCGGCACGTCGTTCGCCGTGTGGGCCCCGCACGCCCGCGGCATCCGGCTGGTCGGCGACCTCAACCACTGGGACGGCGCGGGCTACCCGATGCGCTCACTCGGCTCGACCGGCGTGTGGGAGCTCTTCGTGCCCGGCGTCGGTGCCGGCACCCGCTACAAGTTCGAGATCACCGGCTCGGACGGCGTCCAACGGCTCAAGGCCGATCCGATGGCGCGGGCCACCGAGGCGCCGCCGTCCACCGCCTCGGTCGTGACCGAGAGCGAGTACGCGTGGGGCGACGCGGCGTGGATGACGCGACGGGCGCAGACCGACCCGCACAGCGGTCCGATGAGCACGTACGAGGTGCATCTGGGCTCGTGGCGGCAGGGTCTGAGCTACCGCGACCTCGCCCAGCAGCTGACCGACTACGTGGTCGAGACCGGGTTCACCCACGTCGAGCTCATGCCCGTCATGGAGCACCCCTACGGGCCGTCCTGGGGCTACCAGGTCACGGGCTACTACGCGACGACCGCGCGGTTCGGCAGCCCGGACGACTTCCGCTTCCTGGTCGACACCCTGCACCAGGCCGGGATCGGCGTGATCCTGGACTGGGTGCCCGCGCACTTCCCCAAGGACGCCTTCGCGCTGGCCCGGTTCGACGGCGAGCCGCTCTACGAGCACCCGGACCCGCGGCGCGGTGACCAGCCCGACTGGGGCACCCACATCTTCGACTTCGGCCGCCCCCAGGTGCGCAACTTCCTGGTCGCGAACGCGGTCTACTGGTGCGAGGAGTTCCACGTCGACGGGCTGCGGGTCGACGCCGTGGCCTCGATGCTCTACCTGGACTACTCGCGCAAGGACGGCGAGTGGCTGCCGAACGAGTACGGCGGCCGGGAGAACCTGCAGGCCGTCCAGCTGCTGCAGGAGACCAACGCGACGCTGTACAAGCGGGCGCCGGGGATCGTGACGATCGCCGAGGAGTCCACCGCCTGGCCGGGCGTGACCCGGCCGACGCACCTGGGTGGCCTGGGCTTCGGCCTGAAGTGGAACATGGGCTGGATGCACGACTCGCTGGAGTACGTGCAGCACGAGTCGATCCACCGCCAGTGGCACCACCACCAGATGACGTTCTCGCTGATGTACGCGTGGAGCGAGAACTTCGTGCTGCCGATCAGCCACGACGAGGTGGTGCACGGCAAGGGGTCGCTGCTGCGCAAGATGCCCGGCGACCGGTGGCAGCAACTGGCGAACGTGCGGGCCTACCTCGCCACCATGTGGGCGCACCCGGGCAAGCAGCTGCTGTTCATGGGCAGCGAGTTCGCCCAGGAGGCCGAGTGGGCGGACGCGCACGGCCTGGACTGGTGGCTGCTGGACCAGCCCGCGCACCGCGGCGTCCACTCGCTGGTCCGGGACATGAACGCCGTGTACCGGGACGTCCCGGCGCTGTGGTCGCAGGACCTGTCCCCCGAGGGGTTCCGCTGGATCGACGCCAACGACGCCGCCGGGAACGTCTTCTCCTTCCTGCGCTTCGGCGCCTCGCCCGGCGACGACGTCCTGGCCTGCGTGATCAACTTCGCCGGGACGCCGCACCACGGGTACCGGATCGGGCTGCCCTTCGCGGGGCGCTGGCGGGAGGTGCTCAACACCGACTCGGCGGAGTACGGCGGATCGGGGGTGGGCAACCTCGGCGGCGTCGACGCGGACGGCGACGGCTGGCACGGTCTGCCCGCCTCCGCCGAGGTCAGCATCCCGCCGCTCGGTGCGGTGTGGCTGCTGGGCTCGCCCGCTCAAGCCTGA